A stretch of the Magnetospirillum sp. WYHS-4 genome encodes the following:
- the dndD gene encoding DNA sulfur modification protein DndD, with protein sequence MIFHRIVVTNLFSYLGEQTYRFASTSEGTVALVVGRNGYGKTSLINAVKLLFLGTDDKSQRKVGFPPRNLSRNDYILGTPRGWSGIMNRHARERGEQSCSIRVELGDADGVTFTATRSWSINGARFDEDLRVHRAGEVEVADQAAEERLSDFLPRELVPFFFFDGEEVQFLAEGGDGARTEAMERLLSLSFITGVETQLGEVVKEWRREAMPDDIKVEMAREEARLAEVRATMLGLQRDRDDKSTNLTEQRDRAENLRKAMERLRAGGAVADTRRLEDDIKGLEKTLETELSQLATDLATDAPLLANPGLVKAAAAPLGKVIDFKAEAATSVADTLANVLPHRLFAEPPQPRAPLSDDQRRFFEDKLRRILDSYAVTDEAAPPFLASLDLGRARDLQQRFLGWNAAMATQRQDRARRLREASAKRAQLERMRAELREMQYGSGERAEEYRRLEEEFAAVSRAIGKLEAELAHLQKRLDAKTAEEKDIASRLNGLERRHSKASQASDRLRIAINLRDTFERYRHKNRTTRRQQIEEAINHHFRSLMSGHHMIDRITIDDEFVMHFIDAEGAEFGQLTISHGMRQLAVTALLWALKEVSGRPLPIIVDTPLARIDRDNQHNLLCHYYPHAAEQVIILATDSEVDAEKFALLRPHLSAQFRLENSDGQSTHVVRTATDRLAPEAEALDG encoded by the coding sequence ATGATCTTCCACCGCATTGTTGTTACCAATCTGTTTTCCTATCTCGGTGAGCAAACCTACCGATTTGCGTCTACGTCCGAGGGCACCGTTGCCTTGGTGGTCGGCCGCAACGGCTACGGCAAGACCAGCCTGATCAACGCGGTGAAGCTGTTGTTCCTCGGCACCGACGACAAGAGTCAGCGCAAGGTCGGCTTTCCCCCGCGCAACCTCAGTCGCAACGACTACATCCTCGGCACCCCCCGCGGCTGGTCCGGCATCATGAATCGGCATGCTCGGGAGCGAGGCGAACAGAGCTGCTCGATCCGGGTCGAACTGGGCGATGCCGACGGCGTCACTTTCACCGCTACCCGCTCCTGGTCCATCAATGGCGCTCGCTTTGACGAAGATCTCCGTGTCCATCGTGCCGGAGAAGTTGAAGTAGCCGACCAAGCGGCGGAGGAGCGACTGTCCGATTTTCTGCCCCGCGAACTGGTGCCGTTCTTCTTCTTCGATGGCGAAGAGGTGCAGTTCCTGGCCGAGGGGGGCGACGGTGCCCGGACCGAGGCGATGGAGCGCCTGCTCAGCCTGTCCTTCATCACCGGGGTGGAGACCCAACTGGGCGAGGTGGTCAAGGAATGGCGGCGGGAAGCCATGCCCGACGACATCAAGGTGGAAATGGCCCGCGAGGAAGCGCGGCTGGCCGAGGTCCGCGCAACCATGCTCGGCCTGCAGCGGGACCGCGACGACAAAAGCACGAACCTAACGGAACAGCGTGATCGGGCGGAGAATCTGCGGAAGGCGATGGAACGCCTGCGCGCCGGCGGGGCAGTGGCAGACACTCGCCGCCTGGAAGACGACATCAAGGGCCTGGAAAAAACCCTGGAAACCGAGCTGTCCCAACTGGCGACCGACCTGGCCACCGACGCGCCTCTGCTGGCCAACCCCGGCCTGGTCAAGGCCGCCGCCGCGCCCCTGGGCAAAGTGATCGATTTCAAGGCCGAGGCAGCGACCTCGGTGGCGGACACCTTGGCCAACGTTCTGCCGCACCGATTGTTTGCCGAACCGCCGCAGCCGCGCGCGCCTCTCTCGGACGACCAGCGCCGCTTCTTCGAGGACAAGCTACGCCGTATCCTTGATTCCTATGCGGTGACCGACGAAGCGGCGCCGCCTTTTCTCGCCAGTCTTGACCTGGGTCGCGCCCGCGACCTGCAGCAGCGTTTCCTCGGCTGGAATGCCGCGATGGCGACCCAGCGTCAGGATCGCGCCCGCCGCCTGCGCGAGGCCAGCGCCAAGCGTGCCCAGTTGGAGCGGATGCGGGCCGAGCTGCGCGAAATGCAGTACGGCAGCGGCGAAAGGGCGGAGGAATACCGCCGCCTGGAAGAGGAGTTCGCCGCCGTCAGTCGGGCCATCGGCAAGCTGGAGGCCGAGCTGGCGCACCTCCAGAAGCGGCTCGATGCCAAGACCGCCGAGGAGAAGGACATCGCCAGCCGGCTGAACGGCCTCGAACGCCGTCATTCCAAAGCCAGCCAAGCCAGCGACCGCCTCCGCATCGCCATCAACCTGCGCGACACCTTCGAGCGCTATCGCCACAAGAATCGGACTACCCGCCGCCAACAGATCGAGGAGGCGATCAACCACCACTTCCGTAGCCTGATGAGCGGCCACCATATGATCGATCGCATCACCATCGATGACGAGTTCGTCATGCACTTCATCGACGCCGAAGGTGCCGAATTCGGCCAGTTGACCATTTCCCACGGCATGCGCCAGTTGGCGGTGACCGCCCTGTTGTGGGCGCTGAAGGAAGTGTCGGGCCGGCCACTGCCGATCATCGTCGATACCCCCCTGGCCCGCATCGACCGCGACAACCAGCACAACCTGCTGTGCCACTACTACCCCCATGCCGCCGAGCAGGTAATCATCCTGGCCACAGATTCCGAAGTCGACGCCGAAAAGTTCGCGTTGCTGCGCCCCCATTTGAGTGCGCAGTTCCGCCTGGAAAACTCCGACGGCCAGTCCACCCATGTGGTCCGTACCGCCACCGACCGGCTGGCGCCCGAGGCGGAGGCGCTCGATGGCTAA
- the dndC gene encoding DNA phosphorothioation system sulfurtransferase DndC has product MPTSSDSASSILADLAESYLADGRPWVVAYSGGKDSTLVLQLVYQTLINLGPEATKPVYVVSSDTGVEPPNVAAHVESVLLAVEGDAVGRGIALRCHLVRPTLEEGFWTKLIGKGYPPPTRWFRWCTTNMKIKPSRRAIDQIVAEHGSVVLLLGSRRAESSSRAARMDGRRTNLRNLNPHHEIPNAFVSTPIADWSDDEVWQYLYEHNPPPWGAPHDRMLTLYRQAVGGECPIVMDLDTPSCGGSRFGCWVCTVVKVDKSMEGFIQSGEEWMAPLAAFRDWLKAYRDQEGTRMAVRRDGSKGPGPFTPLARRVILMELLRREKELLELSGKVGLRLISDQELLQIQAAWSGEFDLEDTALALVRDAGRELAGGQAVPLSEDDRVMLEDLAAERDINPALIARVLELEVDFPNLDRWGARTELRRRLAELIGTAAGAAA; this is encoded by the coding sequence ATGCCAACATCATCTGATTCCGCCTCATCTATCCTTGCCGATCTGGCAGAATCTTACTTGGCAGATGGACGTCCGTGGGTGGTTGCCTATTCGGGGGGAAAGGATTCCACGCTGGTCTTGCAGTTGGTCTACCAGACCCTGATTAACCTCGGGCCGGAGGCGACCAAGCCGGTCTACGTGGTGTCTTCGGATACGGGAGTGGAGCCACCCAACGTAGCCGCTCACGTGGAGTCGGTCTTGTTGGCGGTCGAGGGTGATGCGGTTGGGCGGGGCATTGCCCTTCGGTGTCATCTCGTGCGGCCAACCCTTGAAGAGGGGTTCTGGACCAAGCTGATCGGCAAGGGATACCCACCGCCGACCCGCTGGTTCCGTTGGTGCACGACCAACATGAAGATTAAACCCAGCCGCCGGGCGATTGACCAAATCGTTGCCGAACACGGCAGTGTCGTCTTGTTATTGGGATCAAGACGGGCGGAAAGCAGTTCGCGGGCGGCACGGATGGACGGGCGACGGACCAACCTGCGTAATCTCAACCCCCACCATGAAATTCCTAACGCCTTTGTTTCCACACCGATCGCCGATTGGAGTGACGACGAGGTATGGCAGTACCTATACGAACACAATCCGCCGCCTTGGGGTGCTCCGCATGATCGCATGCTGACACTCTACCGTCAGGCCGTGGGCGGCGAATGTCCCATTGTGATGGATTTGGACACGCCATCTTGCGGCGGCAGCCGGTTCGGTTGCTGGGTTTGCACCGTGGTCAAGGTGGATAAATCCATGGAGGGTTTCATCCAATCGGGCGAGGAATGGATGGCACCCCTGGCTGCCTTCCGAGACTGGTTGAAGGCCTATAGGGACCAAGAGGGCACTCGCATGGCGGTCCGGCGCGATGGCAGCAAGGGGCCTGGGCCATTTACTCCTCTGGCACGCCGTGTGATTTTAATGGAACTTCTCAGGCGTGAGAAAGAATTGCTTGAGCTTAGCGGTAAAGTTGGGTTACGCCTGATATCCGACCAGGAACTGCTGCAAATCCAAGCGGCTTGGTCAGGCGAATTCGACCTGGAAGATACCGCCCTGGCCTTGGTTAGGGACGCGGGGAGGGAGTTGGCAGGGGGACAAGCGGTGCCGCTGAGCGAAGATGACCGGGTGATGCTGGAGGATCTCGCCGCCGAGCGCGACATCAACCCGGCCCTGATCGCCCGGGTACTGGAGCTGGAGGTCGACTTTCCCAACCTCGACCGCTGGGGCGCCCGCACCGAGCTGCGCCGGCGTCTGGCGGAGTTGATTGGTACCGCCGCAGGGGCCGCGGCATGA
- a CDS encoding helix-turn-helix domain-containing protein, with product MLDLSRKDLANRAKVAERTIVDFERGARQPYDRTLADIQKALEVAGIEFIQENGGGAGVRFREPRRDELQL from the coding sequence ATGCTTGACCTCTCTCGGAAGGATTTGGCTAACCGTGCAAAGGTGGCGGAACGGACGATCGTCGATTTCGAGAGAGGGGCCAGACAACCCTATGATCGGACGTTGGCTGACATTCAGAAAGCTCTTGAAGTTGCCGGTATTGAATTCATTCAGGAGAACGGCGGCGGGGCTGGGGTCAGGTTTCGCGAGCCTCGGCGCGATGAATTGCAACTCTGA
- a CDS encoding AAA family ATPase, protein MDDFTLPVPGFDKKPRMPRPSLKAWRLWSPAQVRRERDRLLVFLGDRTAFGEAKHREILTAALKGDANAQLAVADLLLASGSRADDLALSWTALAAASGQTVAAAVIGTKLLRMAPLEQGRKATALWRLADDYLGNVSWGLRHPEGREDLREELAKAGMAAFRDSPKDSAGVTDALPAQGPSIVVVRAEIPKGNRTRDSFDPQVWEGLTKPLPLLTGPDPDILATVLEAEFPWFWAVIEAIVSDLRLRRSVGLEWVHWRPLLMVGPPGTGKTRFARRLAHLLGIGMGEINAGGSADNRLLQGTARGWGSANPAFPLHIIRQHRQANPLLFVDEIDKAGGSDGNGRVHQTLLGLLESLSARAWMDECLMVPCDLSAINWLLAANDAAPLRGPLLTRLRVVQVPLPGPEHAGAILAGIRRDLAADWQLRPDDLPILTPDIEESLRAGMQRGISLRRVRAAYEAAIKANPQPEKRLVH, encoded by the coding sequence TTGGACGATTTCACCCTCCCCGTCCCCGGCTTCGACAAGAAACCGAGAATGCCAAGGCCATCCCTAAAGGCTTGGCGGCTCTGGAGCCCCGCTCAGGTTCGCCGCGAAAGAGATCGACTGCTGGTCTTCCTGGGCGACCGGACGGCGTTCGGGGAGGCGAAGCACCGCGAAATCCTTACCGCCGCGCTGAAGGGTGATGCAAATGCCCAGCTGGCTGTAGCGGACCTCCTTCTGGCCTCCGGCTCCCGTGCAGACGATCTTGCGCTGTCGTGGACTGCCCTCGCCGCTGCCTCCGGCCAAACCGTGGCCGCGGCTGTCATCGGCACCAAGCTCCTCCGGATGGCACCCCTCGAACAGGGACGCAAGGCCACCGCGCTGTGGCGCTTGGCGGATGATTATCTCGGCAACGTCTCCTGGGGGCTGCGTCACCCGGAGGGACGCGAGGACCTGCGCGAGGAACTCGCCAAGGCGGGTATGGCCGCCTTCCGAGATTCGCCCAAGGATTCGGCTGGGGTTACCGATGCACTGCCTGCCCAGGGGCCTTCCATTGTGGTCGTGCGCGCAGAAATTCCCAAAGGCAATCGCACCCGAGATTCCTTCGATCCCCAGGTCTGGGAAGGCCTGACGAAACCCCTGCCGCTCCTCACCGGCCCCGATCCCGACATTCTGGCAACGGTCCTGGAGGCCGAATTCCCGTGGTTCTGGGCTGTTATCGAGGCCATCGTCAGCGATCTGCGGCTGCGCCGGTCGGTCGGACTCGAATGGGTCCATTGGCGCCCGCTTCTGATGGTCGGACCCCCGGGCACCGGCAAGACCCGCTTCGCTCGCCGCCTCGCCCACCTCCTGGGGATCGGCATGGGTGAGATCAATGCCGGCGGCAGCGCCGACAACAGACTCCTCCAGGGGACCGCGCGGGGTTGGGGCTCGGCCAATCCGGCCTTTCCACTTCACATCATTCGCCAGCATCGACAAGCCAATCCGCTGTTGTTCGTGGACGAAATCGACAAGGCCGGCGGCAGCGATGGCAACGGCCGCGTCCACCAGACCCTGTTGGGCCTGTTGGAATCTCTCTCCGCCAGGGCGTGGATGGACGAATGCCTGATGGTCCCCTGTGACTTGTCGGCCATCAATTGGCTTCTGGCCGCCAATGATGCCGCGCCCCTCCGAGGCCCGTTGCTCACCCGCCTGCGGGTGGTCCAGGTGCCTCTGCCCGGCCCCGAGCACGCCGGTGCCATCCTGGCCGGCATCCGCCGTGACCTAGCGGCCGATTGGCAACTCCGCCCCGACGACCTGCCGATCCTGACACCCGACATCGAGGAGAGCCTCCGCGCCGGTATGCAGCGCGGCATCTCTCTACGCCGCGTCCGCGCGGCTTATGAGGCGGCGATCAAAGCCAATCCGCAACCGGAGAAACGCCTTGTCCACTGA
- a CDS encoding MobA/MobL family protein, whose translation MAGGTWFSLSVHAVKRGDGRSAVAAAAYRSRSILQDNRTGRVHDYSHREETAYDEIILPGGAPQWMSNRQALWNAVEKEERHPRGVVAREFRFALPHAASLEIRVGIAWLFATYLVKKFNVVIDMAIHPPPPGGDRRNWHAHLLATTRPVDPSSPTGFGNKVRELDPIACKKIGMPNVVSHLRTVLAEQINATMVHFKLPERVDHRSYKDRGVDLVPQPHLGPGCIALERRGQNTELGNLRSMIQEENFEIARLTLELAAVRKEREMLMAMRDRFDLETSRSMPFGP comes from the coding sequence ATGGCCGGCGGGACTTGGTTTTCTCTTTCGGTTCACGCGGTGAAGCGGGGCGACGGGCGAAGTGCGGTCGCTGCCGCTGCGTACCGCTCCAGGAGCATCCTTCAGGATAACAGGACCGGCCGGGTGCACGATTACTCGCATCGGGAAGAGACGGCCTATGATGAGATCATTCTTCCCGGCGGCGCTCCCCAGTGGATGAGCAACCGGCAGGCCCTGTGGAACGCTGTCGAGAAAGAGGAACGCCATCCCAGGGGCGTCGTGGCCCGCGAGTTCCGGTTCGCGTTGCCCCATGCGGCCTCCTTGGAAATCCGCGTCGGCATCGCCTGGCTGTTCGCGACCTATCTGGTGAAGAAGTTCAACGTCGTGATCGACATGGCAATCCATCCGCCGCCACCCGGCGGCGACCGCAGAAACTGGCATGCCCATTTGCTGGCGACGACACGGCCGGTCGATCCCTCCAGTCCGACCGGTTTCGGGAACAAGGTACGCGAGTTGGACCCCATCGCCTGCAAGAAAATCGGCATGCCGAATGTGGTGTCTCATTTGCGTACCGTCCTCGCGGAGCAAATCAATGCCACCATGGTACATTTCAAGTTGCCGGAACGAGTCGATCATCGGTCGTACAAAGACAGGGGAGTGGATTTGGTCCCGCAGCCGCATCTCGGGCCGGGTTGCATCGCGCTGGAACGGCGCGGCCAAAATACGGAACTGGGCAATTTGCGGTCCATGATCCAGGAAGAGAATTTCGAGATCGCGCGCCTGACATTAGAGCTCGCGGCTGTAAGGAAGGAACGTGAGATGCTGATGGCGATGCGGGATCGTTTTGATCTCGAGACGTCACGATCCATGCCTTTCGGACCATGA
- a CDS encoding recombinase family protein, with product MRVALYARFSSDLQSARSVDDQIRLCQERVAKETWRVVDIYSDFAISGSTARRPGYQQMLEDATHGRFDIVMAEALDRLSRDQEETARLFKLLTFHGVRIATLLEGEVSELHVGLSSTINAVFLKSLAEKTRRGQRGRVQEGKIAGGLCFGYRPDYAHNAHGEPTRGDREIVEAEAAIVRRIFSEYVCGKSPRSIARDLNIEGASGPRGGKWSASTLLGNPDRGTGVLRNELYAGRVVWNRQKFIKDPVTGKRQARPNPKSDWVIADVPQLRIVSDDIWTAAQDRLSSHRRQVAPKDSSNRLNPTHRPRYLLSGLLRCGVCGGPLSVAAQGRYGCANHRERGICDNRRTVARDDLERRVLSGLKERLLAPELVQQFIAEYIASANERRRAASSERQSRQQELQSTTHRIQQIVRAIEDGTYSSALKTRLEELEHRREMLQADLNAADEPLPALHPNAADLYRRRVAELESALADPETMGAAREALRELIEAIIVHPGEKRGEVRIELFGELGAILRLGEARKAKDRSSGETAVSLVAGAGFEPAAFRL from the coding sequence GTGCGAGTAGCCCTCTACGCGAGGTTTAGTTCCGATCTTCAAAGCGCGCGGTCCGTCGATGACCAAATCCGGCTTTGCCAGGAGCGCGTCGCGAAGGAAACCTGGCGTGTCGTCGATATCTACTCCGACTTTGCCATCAGCGGATCGACCGCCCGGCGACCCGGCTACCAGCAGATGCTGGAAGACGCCACCCATGGTCGTTTCGACATCGTGATGGCGGAGGCGCTGGACCGCCTCTCCCGTGACCAGGAGGAGACGGCGCGGCTTTTCAAGCTTCTCACCTTCCACGGTGTTCGGATCGCGACTCTGCTTGAGGGCGAGGTCTCGGAACTCCATGTCGGGCTGAGCTCGACCATCAATGCCGTGTTCCTGAAATCGCTGGCCGAGAAGACGCGCCGGGGCCAGCGGGGACGAGTTCAGGAGGGCAAGATCGCCGGAGGCCTCTGCTTTGGATACCGCCCCGACTATGCCCACAATGCCCATGGTGAACCCACGCGCGGCGATCGCGAAATCGTCGAGGCCGAGGCCGCGATCGTCCGGCGGATTTTTTCCGAATACGTTTGCGGAAAATCGCCGCGGTCGATTGCCCGCGATTTGAACATCGAAGGTGCTTCTGGGCCCCGTGGCGGCAAGTGGTCGGCCTCGACGTTGCTCGGAAATCCCGATCGCGGCACCGGCGTTTTGAGGAATGAGCTTTATGCCGGCCGCGTCGTCTGGAACCGCCAGAAGTTCATAAAGGATCCCGTCACCGGCAAGCGCCAGGCCCGCCCGAACCCGAAATCGGATTGGGTAATCGCCGACGTGCCTCAGCTCCGTATTGTAAGCGACGATATCTGGACAGCCGCTCAAGACAGGCTGTCGAGCCATCGTCGTCAGGTCGCACCGAAGGATTCTTCCAATCGCCTCAATCCGACGCACCGACCCCGCTATCTGCTTTCTGGACTCCTGCGCTGCGGCGTCTGCGGCGGGCCGCTGTCAGTCGCGGCCCAGGGTAGATACGGCTGCGCCAACCATCGGGAACGTGGAATCTGCGACAACCGCCGTACGGTCGCGCGGGATGACCTCGAACGTCGTGTCCTGTCAGGGCTGAAAGAAAGGCTGCTCGCACCGGAGCTGGTCCAGCAATTCATCGCCGAATACATTGCCTCGGCCAACGAGCGGCGCCGCGCGGCATCATCGGAACGGCAATCGCGCCAGCAGGAACTCCAGTCGACCACTCACCGGATTCAGCAGATCGTCCGCGCGATCGAGGACGGAACCTATTCGTCAGCTCTCAAGACCCGCCTGGAGGAACTCGAGCACCGCCGCGAAATGCTTCAGGCGGACCTCAATGCCGCCGACGAGCCGCTGCCGGCGCTCCATCCCAATGCGGCCGACCTGTACCGGCGCCGGGTCGCGGAACTGGAATCCGCGCTGGCGGATCCCGAGACCATGGGCGCCGCGCGCGAGGCGCTACGGGAGCTGATCGAGGCGATCATCGTCCACCCCGGCGAGAAGCGGGGCGAAGTACGGATCGAACTGTTCGGGGAACTGGGCGCGATTCTGCGGCTGGGCGAGGCCCGGAAAGCAAAAGACCGCAGTTCCGGAGAAACTGCGGTCTCGTTGGTTGCGGGGGCAGGATTTGAACCTGCGGCCTTCAGGTTATGA
- a CDS encoding SEC-C metal-binding domain-containing protein: protein MTQPYTDPVAKLLTLARCDIHHQNDPWPDYLGLGFTPEHVPELIRMATDMDINKADGDSLEVWAPLHAWRTLGLLRAEEAAGPLVRLFDQLDHDDWLPDEMRQVLPMIGPGAISELEAFLADETVDAKNRISMPGCLEKMALAHPEHRQQCVDVLVRQLEKFRTNDPALNAFITLSLADLRAVEALDLIRVVYAEKQAELMVAGDIQDVEIMMGVREKRSSPRPRLSPLLDMFGGGDVPVDSIANPHRAVGRNDPCPCGSGKKYKKCCLH, encoded by the coding sequence ATGACCCAGCCCTACACCGACCCTGTCGCCAAGCTCCTGACCCTCGCCCGATGCGATATCCACCACCAGAACGACCCGTGGCCGGACTACCTCGGTCTCGGGTTCACCCCCGAGCATGTCCCCGAGTTGATCCGCATGGCGACGGACATGGACATCAACAAGGCGGATGGCGACAGCCTGGAAGTCTGGGCTCCGCTGCATGCCTGGAGGACTCTTGGGCTGCTGCGGGCGGAAGAGGCGGCCGGACCTCTGGTGCGGTTGTTCGACCAGTTGGACCATGACGATTGGCTGCCGGACGAGATGAGGCAGGTTCTCCCGATGATCGGGCCTGGTGCAATTTCCGAATTGGAAGCCTTCCTCGCCGACGAGACGGTCGATGCCAAGAACCGCATTTCCATGCCCGGATGCCTGGAGAAGATGGCTCTTGCCCATCCCGAACATCGCCAGCAATGCGTCGATGTACTGGTCAGGCAGTTGGAGAAGTTCCGGACCAACGATCCCGCCCTCAACGCCTTCATCACCCTGAGCCTTGCCGACCTGCGTGCCGTGGAGGCACTCGATCTGATCAGGGTCGTGTATGCCGAGAAACAGGCGGAACTGATGGTGGCGGGGGATATCCAGGACGTGGAAATCATGATGGGGGTGCGGGAGAAGCGCTCCAGCCCTCGTCCTCGCCTCAGCCCCCTGCTCGACATGTTCGGCGGGGGAGATGTTCCGGTGGACAGCATCGCCAATCCACACCGTGCGGTCGGCCGTAACGACCCATGCCCCTGCGGGTCGGGGAAGAAATACAAGAAATGCTGCCTCCATTGA
- a CDS encoding AAA family ATPase: MFAFSNGTKHVHSAATLSLVAGPDPDILATVLEAEFPWFAEVIEAIVGDLRLRRSVGLQWAHWRPLLMFGPPGTGKTRFARRLAQLLGLGLGEINAGGSADNRLLHGTARGWNTASPAFPLHVIRQHRQANPLLFVDEVDKAGGSDGNGRIRQTLLGLLEPLSAKAWTDECLMVPCDLSAINWLLAANDAAPLRGPLLTRLRVVAVPLPGPEHAEAILAGIRRDLAQDWQLRPDDLPALAPDVEDGLRAGMRRGISLRRIRAAYEAAIKAAGPGAQRLH, from the coding sequence GTGTTCGCGTTCTCCAATGGCACGAAACACGTCCACTCTGCCGCCACTCTGTCCCTCGTCGCCGGCCCCGATCCCGACATCCTGGCGACGGTCCTTGAGGCCGAGTTTCCCTGGTTCGCGGAAGTCATCGAGGCCATCGTCGGGGACCTGCGGCTGCGCCGGTCGGTCGGACTCCAATGGGCCCATTGGCGCCCGCTGCTGATGTTCGGGCCGCCGGGCACCGGCAAGACCCGCTTCGCCCGCCGACTCGCTCAGTTGCTGGGCCTCGGCTTGGGCGAGATCAACGCCGGCGGGAGTGCGGACAACCGGCTGCTCCATGGCACGGCGCGGGGGTGGAACACGGCCAGCCCCGCCTTTCCCCTCCATGTCATCCGCCAGCACCGACAGGCCAACCCGCTGCTGTTCGTGGATGAAGTGGACAAGGCCGGCGGCAGCGATGGCAACGGCCGCATCCGGCAGACTCTGTTGGGGTTGCTGGAACCCCTTTCCGCCAAGGCCTGGACGGACGAATGCCTGATGGTCCCCTGCGACCTTTCGGCCATCAACTGGCTGCTGGCGGCCAACGACGCCGCGCCCCTGCGGGGTCCGTTGCTCACCCGCCTGCGGGTCGTCGCAGTGCCGCTGCCAGGGCCTGAACACGCCGAGGCGATCCTGGCCGGCATCCGCCGCGACCTTGCACAGGATTGGCAACTGCGCCCCGACGACCTCCCAGCCCTCGCACCCGATGTGGAGGACGGCCTCCGCGCCGGCATGCGCCGGGGCATTTCGCTGCGCCGCATCCGCGCCGCCTACGAGGCGGCGATCAAGGCCGCTGGGCCAGGGGCGCAGCGCCTGCATTGA